A genomic stretch from Halichoerus grypus chromosome 5, mHalGry1.hap1.1, whole genome shotgun sequence includes:
- the LOC118518045 gene encoding LOW QUALITY PROTEIN: uncharacterized protein C8orf88 (The sequence of the model RefSeq protein was modified relative to this genomic sequence to represent the inferred CDS: deleted 1 base in 1 codon; substituted 1 base at 1 genomic stop codon) translates to MMETKKLIGKLLQPARPAHHLTSPPGAVLPFNFQNEXSCNTQCLPSGVSRCKTNGMQAFSQGHNERQRHQSPVKKERIKYSRDFLLKLSSVSIHRKKPDFLPDHPIVLQKPENHQSFK, encoded by the exons ATGATGGAAACCAAGAAACTGATTGGTAAACTGCTTCAGCCAGCAAGACCTGCTCATCATCTGACTTCT CCCCCCGGAGCAGTATTGCCTTTCAACTTTCAAAATGAATAATcatgcaacacccagtgcctACCAAGTGGAGTTAGCAGATGTAAGACGAATGGAATGCAAGCTTTTTCTCAAGGTCATAATGAACGACAGCGACATCAGTCTCccgttaaaaaagagagaattaaataCAGCAGAGATTTCCTGTTGAAGCTCTCAAGTGTTTCCATCCACAGGAAAAAACCAGACTTTCTGCCTGATCATCCCATTGTACTTCAAAAACCAGAAAACCACCAAAGTTTTAAGTAG